The Panicum virgatum strain AP13 chromosome 5K, P.virgatum_v5, whole genome shotgun sequence genome has a window encoding:
- the LOC120710377 gene encoding CMP-sialic acid transporter 3 isoform X1, whose protein sequence is MNGEVECSVCHAKVPVPAAVSKAYDSHRSTVSSRQRALNVLLVSGDCVLAGLQPILVYMSKVDGKFKFSPISVNFLTEITKIIFAIIMLSIQARRLKVGDKPLLTVSTFMQAARNNVLLAVPAFLYAINNYLKFIMQLYFNPASVKMLSNLKVLVIAVLLKIIMRRRFSTIQWEALALLLIGISVNQLKSLPEGSSALGLPVAAGAYIYTLFFVTVPALASVYNEKALKSQFDTSIYLQNLFLYGYGAIFNFLGLVITAIIQGPSSFNILEGHSKATMFLICNNAAQGILSSFFFKYADTILKKYSSTIATIFTGVASAVLFGHTLTINFVLGISIVIISMHQYLSNQIKDEVPSSKVEMAQVHDHSRVTESICVNVTDSVANEAKHRHGSDERQPLLPV, encoded by the exons aTGAACGGGGAGGTGGAATGCAGCGTGTGCCACGCGAaggtgccggtgccggcggcggtgtCCAAGGCGTACGACAGCCACCGGAGCACCGTGTCGTCGCGACAGCGCGCGCTCAACGTGCTCCTCGTCTCCGGCGACTGCGTCCTCGCGGGCCTCCAG CCTATACTAGTGTACATGTCAAAGGTGGATGGGAAATTCAAATTTAGCCCGATCAGCGTGAATTTCTTGACGGAGATTACAAAAATTATCTTTGCCATCATCATGCTATCCATCCAG GCTCGACGTCTAAAGGTGGGGGACAAGCCACTTCTCACAGTATCAACGTTTATGCAG GCTGCTCGCAATAATGTTCTTCTTGCAGTTCCTGCTTTTCTCTATGCTATCAACAACTATTTGAAGTTCATAATGCAG TTATATTTTAATCCTGCAAGCGTGAAAATGCTCAGTAATCTCAAG GTTCTGGTAATCGCTGTGCTTCTGAAGATAATAATGAGGAGGCGATTTTCCACAATCCAG TGGGAGGCCCTTGCCCTTTTGTTAATCGGAATATCTGTTAATCAGCTGAAATCATTGCCCGAAGGTTCTAGCGCGCTAGGTCTTCCCGTTGCAGCTGGAGCCTACATATATACACTATTTTTT GTAACAGTTCCTGCATTGGCTTCAGTTTACAATGAGAAGGCTCTCAAAAGCCAGTTTGATACCAGTATTTACCTTCAG AACTTATTTCTGTATGGGTATGGTGCAATATTCAATTTTCTGGGGCTTGTAATCACTGCTATCATCCAAG ggccCAGTAGCTTTAACATTCTGGAAGGACATTCAAAGGCCACAATGTTCCTTATCTGCAACAATGCCGCACAAGGCATCCTGTCATCATTTTTCTTCAAGTACGCAG ACACTATTTTGAAGAAGTACTCGTCAACAATTGCAACTATCTTCACCGGAGTTGCCTCTGCTGTATTGTTTGGACACACTCTGACAATAAATTTTGTTCTTGGAATTTCAATAGTAATCATATCTATGCATCAG taTCTTTCGAACCAAATTAAGGACGAAGTGCCTAGCAGCAAAGTTGAAATGGCTCAAGTTCATGATCACAG CAGAGTTACGGAATCTATTTGCGTCAATGTAACTGATTCAGTGGCAAATGAG GCTAAACACCGCCATGGATCTGACGAGAGGCAGCCACTCCTTCCTGTATGA
- the LOC120710377 gene encoding CMP-sialic acid transporter 3 isoform X2 yields the protein MNGEVECSVCHAKVPVPAAVSKAYDSHRSTVSSRQRALNVLLVSGDCVLAGLQPILVYMSKVDGKFKFSPISVNFLTEITKIIFAIIMLSIQARRLKVGDKPLLTVSTFMQAARNNVLLAVPAFLYAINNYLKFIMQLYFNPASVKMLSNLKVLVIAVLLKIIMRRRFSTIQWEALALLLIGISVNQLKSLPEGSSALGLPVAAGAYIYTLFFVTVPALASVYNEKALKSQFDTSIYLQNLFLYGYGAIFNFLGLVITAIIQGPSSFNILEGHSKATMFLICNNAAQGILSSFFFKYADTILKKYSSTIATIFTGVASAVLFGHTLTINFVLGISIVIISMHQYLSNQIKDEVPSSKVEMAQVHDHRVTESICVNVTDSVANEAKHRHGSDERQPLLPV from the exons aTGAACGGGGAGGTGGAATGCAGCGTGTGCCACGCGAaggtgccggtgccggcggcggtgtCCAAGGCGTACGACAGCCACCGGAGCACCGTGTCGTCGCGACAGCGCGCGCTCAACGTGCTCCTCGTCTCCGGCGACTGCGTCCTCGCGGGCCTCCAG CCTATACTAGTGTACATGTCAAAGGTGGATGGGAAATTCAAATTTAGCCCGATCAGCGTGAATTTCTTGACGGAGATTACAAAAATTATCTTTGCCATCATCATGCTATCCATCCAG GCTCGACGTCTAAAGGTGGGGGACAAGCCACTTCTCACAGTATCAACGTTTATGCAG GCTGCTCGCAATAATGTTCTTCTTGCAGTTCCTGCTTTTCTCTATGCTATCAACAACTATTTGAAGTTCATAATGCAG TTATATTTTAATCCTGCAAGCGTGAAAATGCTCAGTAATCTCAAG GTTCTGGTAATCGCTGTGCTTCTGAAGATAATAATGAGGAGGCGATTTTCCACAATCCAG TGGGAGGCCCTTGCCCTTTTGTTAATCGGAATATCTGTTAATCAGCTGAAATCATTGCCCGAAGGTTCTAGCGCGCTAGGTCTTCCCGTTGCAGCTGGAGCCTACATATATACACTATTTTTT GTAACAGTTCCTGCATTGGCTTCAGTTTACAATGAGAAGGCTCTCAAAAGCCAGTTTGATACCAGTATTTACCTTCAG AACTTATTTCTGTATGGGTATGGTGCAATATTCAATTTTCTGGGGCTTGTAATCACTGCTATCATCCAAG ggccCAGTAGCTTTAACATTCTGGAAGGACATTCAAAGGCCACAATGTTCCTTATCTGCAACAATGCCGCACAAGGCATCCTGTCATCATTTTTCTTCAAGTACGCAG ACACTATTTTGAAGAAGTACTCGTCAACAATTGCAACTATCTTCACCGGAGTTGCCTCTGCTGTATTGTTTGGACACACTCTGACAATAAATTTTGTTCTTGGAATTTCAATAGTAATCATATCTATGCATCAG taTCTTTCGAACCAAATTAAGGACGAAGTGCCTAGCAGCAAAGTTGAAATGGCTCAAGTTCATGATCACAG AGTTACGGAATCTATTTGCGTCAATGTAACTGATTCAGTGGCAAATGAG GCTAAACACCGCCATGGATCTGACGAGAGGCAGCCACTCCTTCCTGTATGA
- the LOC120710378 gene encoding PTI1-like tyrosine-protein kinase 1 yields the protein MWRHWVCCNCQVDESDKRENRHIKATTNNVDGMTKGLKDSATGKVDPQNAAPPINIPVLSLDELIEKTDDFGSKALIGEGSYGRVYYAVLDNGMKMAVKKLDSTENEATNEFLTQVSLVSRLKHENFVDMLGYCTERNLRIVAFEFATMGSLHDVLHGRKGVQGAQPGPALDWMQRVKIAVDAAKGLEYLHEKVQPSIVHRDIRSSNILLFEDFKAKIADFNLSNQAPDMAARLHSTRVLGTFGYHAPEYAMTGQLTQKSDVYSFGVVLLELLTGRKPVDHTMPRGQQSLVTWATPRLTEDKVKQCVDPRLMGEYPAKGLAKLAAVAALCVQYEAEFRPNMSIVVKALSVLLVSKQTQTPAPPVHLPLTVDA from the exons ATGTGGCGTCACTGGGTTTGCTGCAATTGCCAAGTTGATGAGTCTGATAAGCGTGAAAATAGGCATATCAAGGCCACAACCAACAATGTCGATG GTATGACAAAGGGGCTGAAAGATTCTGCTACTGGAAAAGTCGACCCACAAAATGCTGCTCCCCCTATCAATATTCCTGTTCTATCCTTGGATGAACTGATAGAAAAAACTGATGACTTTGGGTCAAAGGCTTTGATAGGTGAAGGTTCTTATGGGAGAGTGTACTATGCCGTCCTTGATAATGGAATGAAAATGGCAGTGAAAAAACTTGATTCTACTGAAAATGAAGCCACCAATGAATTCTTGACCCAG GTTTCGTTGGTTTCGAGGCTGAAGCATGAAAACTTTGTAGATATGTTGGGTTACTGTACAGAGCGTAATCTTCGCATTGTAGCCTTTGAATTTGCCACCATGGGTTCTCTGCATGATGTTTTACATG gaagaaaaggagttCAAGGTGCTCAACCTGGCCCAGCACTTGATTGGATGCAACGAGTGAAAATTGCTGTTGATGCTGCCAAAGGACTTGAATATCTGCATGAGAAAGTTCAGCCTTCGATTGTCCATAGGGATATTAGATCAAGTAACATCCTCTTATTTGAGGACTTCAAGGCAAAGATAGCAGACTTCAATCTCTCAAATCAGGCTCCAGATATGGCTGCCCGGTTGCATTCTACTCGTGTGCTGGGAACCTTTGGATATCACGCACCAGA GTATGCAATGACTGGTCAACTAACCCAGAAAAGTGATGTATATAGCTTTGGAGTAGTTCTCTTGGAGCTTTTGACAGGTAGAAAGCCAGTGGACCATACAATGCCTAGAGGACAGCAGAGTCTGGTAACCTGG GCTACACCAAGATTAACTGAAGACAAAGTGAAGCAGTGTGTAGATCCTCGGTTGATGGGTGAATATCCAGCAAAAGGACTCGCAAAG CTCGCTGCTGTAGCAGCTTTGTGTGTGCAATACGAAGCTGAGTTTCGCCCAAATATGAGCATTGTGGTCAAGGCTTTATCTGTGCTGCTCGTAAGTAAGCAGACTCAAACACCTGCACCACCAGTCCACTTGCCGTTGACAGTTGATGCATAG